The Thermoflavifilum sp. genome contains a region encoding:
- a CDS encoding DUF4407 domain-containing protein produces the protein MNRIQFKRMYLWDRLCCFLTDHRYSIAREAGPKTMHQIWKYALGVILVMFLWFFVGYFFTIQYLGLTHRSAIVGGAIMAGVVWFIERMIIHTHIEKIVSAISIFRMMLALLMSVIGSVILDQMMFKADIQQVRQKYIELQIQELIPDRMRLINEHIQQLYLQRQQIDSQIQVVTEEVRKHPTIQLPNYTQTVVRDSAGRIVQRAHTAQFTAQANPEVNRIPLLYQLRAQVDSSISALESRKQNVADQIREELEHTHGLLTEINAFFYFLSGRNSLPALLIWVMMFVVFVLIELLVLSIKLFDRHTYNMYDELMNWNEQYKRKELAVPDSFNEPALHPQK, from the coding sequence ATGAATCGCATACAGTTTAAACGCATGTATTTATGGGATCGGTTATGTTGTTTTCTTACCGATCATCGGTATTCGATAGCCCGTGAGGCTGGACCGAAGACCATGCATCAGATCTGGAAATATGCATTGGGTGTGATCCTGGTCATGTTCCTCTGGTTTTTTGTAGGTTATTTTTTCACCATTCAATATCTGGGATTAACTCACAGATCTGCAATTGTAGGAGGAGCGATTATGGCCGGAGTTGTCTGGTTTATTGAACGGATGATCATCCACACCCATATAGAAAAGATTGTTTCTGCTATTTCGATTTTCAGGATGATGCTGGCTTTGTTGATGTCGGTTATCGGTTCGGTTATCCTGGATCAAATGATGTTTAAAGCGGATATTCAGCAGGTGCGGCAAAAATATATTGAATTGCAGATCCAGGAATTGATACCCGATCGGATGCGTTTGATAAATGAACATATTCAACAATTATATCTGCAGCGCCAACAAATTGATTCCCAGATTCAGGTCGTAACAGAAGAGGTGAGAAAACATCCTACTATTCAGTTGCCGAATTACACACAGACCGTAGTACGGGATTCTGCAGGTAGAATCGTGCAACGTGCACACACAGCTCAATTCACTGCACAAGCCAATCCGGAAGTAAATCGTATTCCTTTGCTGTATCAATTGCGCGCTCAGGTTGATAGTTCGATCTCTGCACTGGAAAGTCGGAAACAAAATGTCGCCGATCAGATTCGTGAAGAGCTGGAACATACGCATGGATTGCTTACCGAAATCAACGCATTTTTTTATTTTCTGAGTGGTCGAAACAGCTTGCCTGCATTGTTGATATGGGTAATGATGTTCGTGGTGTTTGTGTTGATTGAGTTGCTGGTGTTGTCAATCAAACTGTTTGACCGGCATACCTACAATATGTATGATGAATTGATGAACTGGAATGAACAGTACAAGCGTAAGGAGCTGGCTGTACCGGATTCCTTTAATGAACCTGCACTTCATCCGCAAAAATAG
- a CDS encoding glycosyltransferase: MDVNAYDMLPMISSSARTVSRSSCLFSILIPTWNNLPYLQCCIRSIRKHSAFPHQIIVHINEGTDGTLDWIKAQPDIDYTYSSQNIGVCFALNAARALVQTDYIVYLNDDMYVCPGWDRVLWEEIQRLPDKYFFLSATAIEPMASSACAIQADFGSDPEHFREDALLDRFQQFEKADWVGATWPPNIVHREVWDLVGGYSIEFSPGMYSDPDFSMKLWQAGVRYFKGLSASRVYHFGSKSTGRIRKNKGYYTFIRKWGMTSSTFTRYYLHRGEPFAGTLRLPHIPLGIRWKNTWKKLVAACYTS; the protein is encoded by the coding sequence TTGGACGTCAATGCATACGATATGTTGCCCATGATTAGCTCTTCCGCAAGAACTGTTTCCAGATCCTCTTGCCTTTTTTCCATACTCATTCCCACCTGGAATAATCTTCCTTATTTGCAATGCTGCATACGGAGCATCCGCAAACATTCGGCATTTCCGCATCAGATCATCGTGCATATCAACGAGGGCACCGACGGCACACTGGATTGGATCAAAGCCCAGCCCGATATCGACTATACCTATTCCAGCCAGAACATAGGCGTATGCTTCGCCTTGAATGCAGCTCGAGCTCTGGTGCAAACCGATTATATCGTGTACCTGAACGATGACATGTATGTATGTCCCGGCTGGGATCGTGTGCTCTGGGAAGAAATCCAGCGACTTCCAGACAAGTATTTCTTTTTATCGGCCACGGCTATCGAGCCGATGGCTTCAAGTGCATGTGCCATTCAAGCGGATTTCGGTTCGGATCCCGAACATTTTCGGGAAGATGCACTTTTAGATCGTTTTCAGCAGTTTGAGAAGGCCGACTGGGTCGGGGCCACCTGGCCGCCCAATATCGTCCATCGCGAGGTATGGGACCTGGTGGGCGGCTACAGCATTGAGTTTTCGCCGGGCATGTATTCCGATCCCGATTTTTCCATGAAGCTCTGGCAGGCCGGTGTACGCTATTTCAAAGGGCTTTCTGCCAGCCGGGTATATCATTTCGGATCGAAAAGCACCGGACGGATTCGCAAAAACAAGGGTTATTATACTTTTATCCGCAAATGGGGCATGACTTCCAGCACATTCACCCGCTATTATCTGCACAGAGGCGAACCTTTTGCCGGAACCCTGCGTTTGCCGCATATCCCTCTCGGGATCCGATGGAAGAATACCTGGAAGAAACTCGTTGCAGCATGCTACACGAGCTGA
- the thiL gene encoding thiamine-phosphate kinase — protein MADTPQRTEISTLGEFGLIEYLTKNIEIQNASTLVGVGDDAAVIDHFGRQTVISTDLLIEGIHFDLLYTPLKHLGYKAVVVNLSDIYAMMASPTQLTMSIAVSNRFSVEALAEFYEGVYLACERYGVDLVGGDTSSSQKGFIISVTAIGEVAPDQFVCRHTARKGDLICVSGDLGAAYLGLQILEREKRLYLDDPNIQPELEPYTYVIGRQLKPEARRDIVEWLQEQGIRPTAMMDVSDGLSSDILHICKQSNVGCVLYEEKIPIAEETRLAAYPFRLDPTACALNGGEDYELLFTIRQEDYDKITTSEQISVVGYITDISEGAHIITKAGNKYKLVAQGWNAFQQE, from the coding sequence ATGGCTGACACACCTCAACGTACGGAAATCTCCACCTTAGGCGAATTCGGATTGATCGAATATTTAACCAAAAACATCGAAATCCAGAACGCCAGCACGCTGGTGGGCGTAGGCGATGATGCCGCCGTCATCGATCATTTCGGCCGGCAAACGGTCATCAGCACCGATTTGCTCATCGAGGGTATTCATTTCGACCTGCTATACACGCCGCTGAAGCATTTAGGTTACAAGGCGGTGGTGGTCAATCTTTCTGATATTTATGCCATGATGGCCTCTCCCACGCAGCTCACCATGAGCATCGCCGTGAGCAACCGCTTCAGCGTGGAGGCCCTGGCCGAGTTTTATGAAGGCGTTTATCTGGCCTGTGAGCGCTACGGGGTTGACCTGGTAGGGGGCGATACCTCGTCGTCGCAAAAAGGTTTTATTATCTCGGTGACGGCCATCGGTGAAGTGGCGCCCGATCAGTTTGTATGTCGGCATACGGCCCGCAAAGGCGATCTGATCTGCGTGAGCGGCGATCTGGGTGCGGCTTATCTGGGCCTGCAGATTCTGGAAAGAGAAAAACGTCTTTATCTGGATGATCCAAACATCCAGCCCGAGCTGGAGCCTTATACCTATGTCATCGGTCGCCAGCTGAAGCCCGAAGCGCGCCGTGATATTGTAGAATGGTTACAGGAACAGGGTATTCGTCCTACGGCCATGATGGATGTGAGCGATGGGTTGAGTTCCGATATCCTGCACATCTGCAAGCAAAGCAATGTGGGTTGTGTGCTGTATGAAGAAAAGATTCCTATTGCCGAAGAAACCCGGCTGGCGGCTTATCCCTTCCGGCTCGATCCTACGGCCTGCGCCCTGAACGGAGGAGAAGATTATGAATTGTTGTTCACCATCAGGCAGGAAGACTACGACAAAATCACCACCAGCGAGCAGATCAGTGTGGTGGGCTATATAACCGATATCAGCGAGGGCGCCCATATCATCACCAAAGCAGGAAATAAATACAAGTTGGTGGCCCAGGGCTGGAACGCCTTTCAGCAGGAATGA
- a CDS encoding inositol monophosphatase family protein, which translates to MYKTVLLDTILAAGRVLQEGIAENFTVSRKSTLNDLVTEVDKRSEAVILESIRSRFPDHAILSEEAGASAHAGAFRWIIDPLDGTVNFAHRLPICSVSIALEKEGEVIMGAVYNPFLKELFFAEKGQGAYLNDQPIRVSDQDQIQQAFLVTGFPYQWRDMPHDPVQVFGYFIKQGVPVRRLGSAAIDLCWVACGRFDGYWEHHINAWDVAAGGLIVQEAGGVLTDFEGKPYRLTSSKLIASNGHIHEGILHAVQTA; encoded by the coding sequence ATGTATAAAACCGTTTTGCTGGATACCATCCTGGCTGCCGGCCGGGTTTTGCAGGAGGGCATCGCTGAAAATTTTACGGTCAGTCGCAAAAGTACTTTGAATGATCTGGTCACAGAGGTTGACAAAAGATCGGAAGCCGTGATTCTGGAAAGCATTCGGAGTCGTTTTCCCGATCATGCCATACTCAGTGAAGAAGCCGGGGCCAGTGCACATGCCGGCGCTTTTCGCTGGATTATTGACCCGCTGGATGGTACTGTTAATTTCGCCCATCGGTTGCCTATTTGTTCGGTGTCCATAGCGCTGGAAAAGGAAGGAGAGGTGATCATGGGAGCTGTGTATAATCCTTTTTTGAAGGAATTGTTTTTTGCTGAAAAGGGACAGGGAGCTTATTTGAACGATCAACCCATTCGCGTGTCCGATCAGGATCAGATCCAGCAAGCTTTTCTGGTGACGGGTTTCCCTTATCAATGGCGCGATATGCCGCATGATCCCGTGCAGGTGTTTGGTTATTTCATCAAGCAGGGGGTGCCGGTACGTCGATTGGGCTCGGCGGCTATTGATTTGTGCTGGGTGGCCTGCGGACGGTTCGACGGATACTGGGAGCACCATATCAACGCCTGGGACGTGGCTGCGGGTGGTTTGATCGTGCAGGAAGCCGGGGGTGTCCTCACCGATTTTGAGGGGAAGCCCTATCGGCTTACTTCATCAAAACTGATCGCCTCCAACGGCCATATTCATGAAGGCATCCTGCATGCCGTACAAACGGCTTGA
- a CDS encoding glycosyltransferase family 2 protein, translating into MKLSVIIVSYQAVAELELCLWAVCRAVEPIDAEIIVVDNASPDPHIKTLNAYFPRVHWIWNTLNKGFGAACNEAAQLAAGQYLLFLNPDTIIEKEGLLQALQFLGANPEVAALGPYLLNGKGQFLKEARRGFPTPWNSFCKIAGLDHLLPHSRWLAGYYAGHIPISHPQPAEVLCGACMMLKREAWHAVHGFDENYFLYGEDTDLCLRLYQQGYLSYFFPNWKVLHFKYRSTGTHPGKHRYYFFKAMKIYVQKHFSHAQWYLCPAIDGVYWLSRFSQKFQQQVKDRQPSGKYLYIGRYTNRILTEKYPDIEWQNACLSSLHAWSSIQLEKNITAVVLNIQDFAIADCFQWLKLAAAEGVPIALLTPYSQKLVWI; encoded by the coding sequence ATGAAACTTTCCGTCATCATCGTGAGTTACCAGGCCGTTGCGGAACTTGAACTCTGCCTATGGGCTGTGTGCAGGGCCGTTGAACCGATAGATGCCGAAATCATCGTAGTGGATAATGCCTCGCCGGATCCGCATATCAAAACACTCAATGCCTATTTTCCCCGGGTACACTGGATCTGGAATACCCTGAATAAAGGCTTTGGCGCAGCATGCAATGAAGCTGCCCAACTTGCTGCAGGCCAGTATTTGCTTTTTCTCAACCCCGATACGATCATCGAAAAAGAAGGCTTGCTTCAGGCCCTGCAATTTTTAGGGGCAAACCCCGAAGTCGCCGCACTGGGGCCATATTTGTTGAATGGAAAAGGGCAGTTCTTAAAAGAAGCCCGCCGTGGATTTCCCACGCCGTGGAATAGCTTCTGCAAAATCGCCGGACTGGATCATCTGTTGCCCCATTCACGCTGGCTGGCCGGATATTATGCTGGACATATCCCTATCTCCCATCCCCAGCCCGCAGAAGTGCTTTGTGGTGCCTGCATGATGCTGAAGCGAGAAGCATGGCATGCGGTTCATGGTTTCGATGAAAATTATTTTTTATATGGAGAAGATACCGATCTCTGTCTGCGTTTATATCAGCAGGGCTATCTATCTTATTTTTTCCCGAACTGGAAAGTATTACATTTCAAATACCGGAGTACGGGAACGCATCCTGGAAAGCACCGGTATTATTTTTTCAAAGCCATGAAAATATATGTGCAGAAGCACTTTTCACACGCGCAATGGTACTTGTGCCCCGCTATCGATGGGGTGTACTGGCTTTCCCGTTTTTCACAGAAATTTCAACAACAGGTAAAAGACCGACAGCCTTCTGGAAAATATCTATACATCGGTCGTTATACAAATCGTATCTTGACAGAGAAATATCCAGATATAGAATGGCAAAACGCTTGCCTGTCCTCGCTGCATGCATGGTCTTCCATTCAGTTAGAAAAAAATATTACAGCTGTTGTGTTGAATATTCAGGATTTTGCCATAGCCGATTGTTTTCAATGGCTCAAACTGGCAGCAGCTGAAGGTGTTCCCATTGCGCTGCTCACACCGTATTCCCAAAAATTGGTCTGGATCTAA
- a CDS encoding GH3 auxin-responsive promoter family protein: MPIIGNLIARTLQVKKQFQIALGTPRTYQLQVLRRLLQKAQFTEFGTTYHFTRILLSPQWVKEYQHTVPIHSYNEMYRQWWHKCLKGHADVTWPGKVPYFALSSGTSESSSKHIPVTRDMLRNIRKVGMKQLYSMVNFNLPAKTFEKGILMLGGTTALNQKGDYYEGDMSGISAKNIPRWFRAFYKPGEKIASKPDWDQRIRLIVRKAPEWDVGTICGIPAWVQIVMQNIIEYHGVKHIHEIWPNLAVYIHGGVSMEPYRESFKRLLGKPITFIETYMASEGSFGFQARPGVRGIKLVLNAGIFFEFLPFTRHNFTEDGELINSYPRTYLIDEVEEGVDYAVVLSTCAGAWRYLIGDVIRFTSVAEHEIIIVGRTKQFLSICGEHLSIDNMNKAIDIVSRKLGICIREFTVTGMKYQNLFAHKWYIGTDNPHVNTEQVKALLDQTLCELNDDYAVERASALKEIFVEILPNELFIGFLRHIGKEGGMNKFPRVLKNEKLAQWEEYLRSQRIPS; encoded by the coding sequence ATGCCCATTATAGGAAACTTAATTGCCCGTACTCTTCAGGTTAAGAAGCAATTCCAGATCGCCCTGGGCACTCCCCGCACTTATCAGCTGCAGGTGCTCAGGCGATTACTTCAGAAAGCGCAGTTTACCGAATTCGGCACCACTTATCATTTCACCCGCATCCTGCTTTCTCCGCAATGGGTAAAAGAATATCAACACACCGTGCCTATTCACAGCTACAATGAAATGTATCGCCAATGGTGGCATAAATGCTTGAAAGGGCATGCGGATGTAACCTGGCCGGGTAAGGTGCCTTACTTCGCCCTGAGCTCGGGCACTTCCGAATCATCCAGCAAACATATTCCGGTGACCAGGGACATGCTGCGCAACATCCGAAAAGTGGGCATGAAGCAACTCTATTCGATGGTTAATTTCAACCTGCCAGCTAAAACCTTCGAAAAAGGCATATTGATGCTGGGAGGAACCACCGCACTGAATCAAAAAGGCGACTACTACGAAGGGGATATGAGCGGCATCAGTGCCAAGAATATTCCCCGCTGGTTCAGGGCTTTTTACAAACCTGGTGAAAAAATCGCCAGTAAGCCCGACTGGGATCAGCGTATCCGGCTCATTGTACGCAAAGCACCGGAGTGGGATGTGGGCACCATCTGTGGCATCCCGGCCTGGGTACAAATTGTGATGCAAAACATCATCGAGTACCACGGCGTCAAGCACATTCACGAGATCTGGCCCAACCTGGCCGTGTATATTCATGGCGGCGTGTCCATGGAGCCCTATCGCGAAAGCTTTAAACGTTTGTTGGGTAAGCCCATTACCTTCATTGAAACCTATATGGCCTCTGAAGGCTCATTTGGTTTTCAGGCAAGGCCGGGGGTGCGGGGCATTAAACTCGTGCTAAATGCAGGTATATTCTTTGAATTCCTCCCCTTCACCCGCCATAATTTTACGGAAGATGGCGAACTGATCAATTCCTACCCCCGTACCTATTTGATTGACGAAGTGGAAGAAGGTGTAGATTATGCCGTGGTGCTGAGCACCTGTGCCGGCGCCTGGCGTTATTTGATTGGCGACGTCATCCGTTTTACCAGTGTAGCCGAACATGAGATCATCATCGTGGGCCGTACCAAGCAATTTCTCAGCATTTGCGGCGAACATCTTTCTATCGACAATATGAATAAAGCGATCGATATCGTCTCCCGCAAGCTGGGTATCTGTATCCGCGAGTTTACCGTCACGGGCATGAAATACCAGAACCTGTTTGCGCACAAATGGTATATTGGAACCGATAATCCCCATGTCAATACCGAACAGGTGAAGGCCCTGCTCGATCAAACCCTCTGTGAACTCAACGATGATTATGCCGTAGAGCGTGCCTCTGCCCTGAAAGAAATCTTTGTAGAAATCCTGCCTAACGAGTTGTTCATCGGTTTTCTGCGCCACATCGGTAAAGAAGGCGGGATGAACAAATTCCCCCGGGTATTGAAAAACGAAAAGCTTGCCCAGTGGGAAGAATATTTGCGCAGCCAGCGTATTCCATCGTGA
- a CDS encoding LysE family transporter, translated as MLLAFITGLAIGAFLSISMGPVVFALIKQSVNNGLKSGVLFALGVSFSDTSFVLLGNLASQYILMLENFKRQIGISGGVLLLLMGIHAIFFRKPNLSSGDEEIPPLGKKDYLKSWLSGLLMNTLNPAVVLFWIPTIAGLTVKFPDPDQRVVLYVTCLSFVLTTDLIKASLADKIRHKLTLRKVILLNRISGTIICCFGLFLIYKVIFEVGNMAVH; from the coding sequence ATGCTGCTGGCTTTTATTACGGGACTGGCCATTGGGGCTTTTCTTTCCATATCCATGGGACCGGTAGTATTTGCCCTGATCAAACAAAGCGTGAATAATGGTTTGAAATCGGGCGTATTGTTTGCCCTCGGTGTTTCGTTCAGCGATACCAGCTTTGTATTGCTGGGTAATCTGGCCAGCCAGTACATCTTGATGTTAGAAAACTTTAAGCGACAGATAGGCATCAGTGGAGGCGTTTTGCTTTTGTTGATGGGTATTCATGCCATTTTTTTCCGAAAGCCCAACCTGTCCTCGGGCGATGAGGAAATACCTCCTCTGGGAAAAAAAGATTATCTGAAAAGCTGGCTCAGCGGGTTGTTGATGAATACGTTGAACCCTGCCGTGGTGCTGTTCTGGATTCCAACCATAGCCGGTTTAACCGTCAAATTCCCCGATCCCGATCAACGGGTGGTGCTTTATGTGACCTGTCTGAGTTTTGTGCTGACCACCGATCTCATCAAAGCAAGCCTGGCCGATAAAATCCGCCATAAGCTTACGCTCCGAAAGGTGATTCTGCTCAACCGTATCTCGGGTACGATCATCTGCTGTTTTGGCCTGTTTCTGATCTACAAAGTAATCTTTGAGGTAGGGAACATGGCTGTTCACTGA
- a CDS encoding LacI family DNA-binding transcriptional regulator, whose protein sequence is MKYTAPTIKDIARALNLSTSTVSRALRDSYEINPATKKLVLEYAARLNYHPNPIALSLRERRSLSLGVVVCEVANSFFSQVINGVESIAYEKGYQVIISQSRESSQKEWRGLQYLASRSVDGLLISLSTETTDLSMIRQLHAQGLPIVFFDRVAEDIPTHKVTVDGFQASYKAVSHLVENGFRRIAILANAAFLSITKERLAGYEKALQDHGLPVRESYVRYCDHGGMYYDEVETAVRSLLAERPKPDAIFAASDKLTTNTLRVLRLLHIRIPEQMALAGFSNSELTELLDPPLTVIKQPAFEMGRIATELLLQLIESKRPVKEFETRKLQAEVLVRASTQPRKKRVGQQNLSFPEMPQ, encoded by the coding sequence ATGAAATATACCGCTCCAACGATAAAAGATATTGCGCGGGCTTTGAATTTATCGACGTCTACCGTATCACGGGCGTTGCGCGACAGCTATGAAATCAATCCCGCCACCAAGAAGCTGGTGCTGGAATATGCAGCCAGATTAAACTATCATCCCAATCCCATTGCCCTTAGCCTGCGCGAACGCAGAAGTCTTTCACTGGGCGTGGTGGTGTGTGAAGTGGCTAACAGCTTTTTTTCGCAGGTGATCAACGGTGTAGAATCCATAGCCTATGAAAAAGGCTATCAGGTGATCATTTCCCAGAGCCGGGAGTCGAGCCAGAAGGAGTGGCGAGGTTTGCAATACCTGGCTTCCCGTTCGGTAGATGGTTTGTTGATTTCTCTCTCCACCGAAACCACCGATTTGAGCATGATTCGCCAGTTGCATGCTCAGGGATTGCCTATTGTATTCTTTGATCGCGTAGCCGAAGATATTCCCACGCACAAAGTAACGGTAGATGGTTTTCAGGCTTCTTACAAGGCGGTGAGTCATCTTGTTGAGAATGGCTTCCGGCGTATCGCTATTCTGGCCAATGCAGCCTTTTTGTCGATTACCAAAGAACGTCTGGCCGGATATGAAAAAGCACTTCAGGATCATGGATTACCGGTTCGGGAATCGTATGTTCGATATTGTGACCATGGAGGCATGTATTATGATGAAGTGGAGACGGCAGTACGCAGTTTGCTGGCCGAGCGGCCCAAGCCTGATGCCATTTTTGCTGCATCGGACAAGCTCACCACCAATACCTTGCGTGTGCTACGCTTATTGCATATCCGGATTCCCGAGCAGATGGCGCTGGCTGGTTTTTCCAATTCCGAACTCACCGAATTACTCGACCCGCCTTTGACTGTAATCAAACAGCCCGCCTTCGAAATGGGACGCATCGCAACGGAGTTGCTCTTGCAGCTGATTGAGAGCAAACGCCCTGTGAAAGAGTTCGAAACCCGCAAATTACAGGCGGAAGTGCTGGTACGCGCCTCAACCCAACCCCGAAAAAAAAGAGTCGGCCAGCAAAACCTCAGCTTCCCTGAAATGCCTCAGTGA